The proteins below are encoded in one region of Triticum aestivum cultivar Chinese Spring chromosome 1B, IWGSC CS RefSeq v2.1, whole genome shotgun sequence:
- the LOC123097617 gene encoding homeobox-leucine zipper protein HOX7 gives MELELSLGDLPAPVKANNTMPAPATCQGEDHDDLALGLRVMATERADQDNQRTSIETAEGEDSDEACRELPVRASPLRQASAQTAGANSRGFDVNAPVPVDDRALIARSLSPPSMHMEVPVAQGVDEEASEEEDNRGGRVRKKLRLSKEQSAFLEGSFKEHSTLTLEQKSRLANQLSLRPRQVEVWFQNRRARTKLKQTEADCEQLKRCCDALARENRKLQREVAELRASRAPYPLYNLNHHLSGFSTALPACSSCDATTRSTVSSVSSSPGPSPMSTLFPGRPHFGPFTVTHPVLRLRRQPSATL, from the exons ATGGAGCTTGAGCTTAGTCTAGGCGATCTTCCAGCTCCAGTGAAGGCCAACAACACCATGCCCGCGCCGGCAACAtgccaaggagaagaccacgacgaCCTTGCGCTAGGGCTACGAGTAATGGCTACCGAAAGAGCTGACCAAGATAACCAGAGGACAAGCATAGAAACTGCGGAGGGAGAAGATAGTGACGAAGCATGCCGGGAACTGCCTGTCAGAGCAAGCCCTCTTCGCCAAGCCTCTGCACAAACAG CGGGTGCGAATTCACGGGGGTTTGATGTGAACGCTCCTGTTCCGGTGGATGACAGAGCGTTGATAGCGAGGTCCTTGTCACCGCCGTCCATGCATATGGAGGTTCCTGTGGCACAGGGAGTTGACGAGGAAGCTTCAGAGGAAGAAGACAATAGAGGTGGAAGGGTGAGGAAGAAACTGAGGCTGTCCAAGGAACAATCTGCGTTTCTAGAGGGTAGCTTCAAAGAGCACAGCACGCTAACCCTG GAGCAAAAGAGCCGTTTAGCCAACCAGCTGAGCCTTCGACCACGCCAGGTTGAGGTCTGGTTCCAAAACAGAAGAGCCAG GACGAAGCTGAAGCAGACGGAGGCGGACTGCGAGCAACTGAAGCGCTGCTGCGACGCGCTGGCACGGGAGAACCGTAAGCTCCAGCGGGAGGTGGCGGAGCTGCGCGCCTCCCGTGCCCCGTACCCGCTCTACAATCTGAATCACCACCTGTCTGGGTTCAGCACGGCGCTCCCAGCGTGCTCATCATGTGACGCCACCACCCGTTCCACCGTCTCTTCCGTGTCGTCATCTCCGGGACCGTCGCCGATGTCCACCTTGTTTCCCGGCAGGCCTCACTTTGGCCCCTTCACCGTCACCCACCCggtgctccgcctccgccgccagcCCTCGGCGACATTGTGA
- the LOC123143740 gene encoding putative disease resistance RPP13-like protein 1: MSIPVSMSLSAVGVVGAVNECVTLFQWAKSAVPSLYSRWSGSQEQILQDHVLQLESGLQLLRDTLPAMYDLVNKAEWRSHEHVVAKLLPNLKDAVAEAEDLLDEFGWYEKKVQVEGNASQSSFIDFFHTAVQGSFNKLNDVQLRLNHLSSQLENMGLRGVTRCFDKIVRPETTSFPNETKIFGRDKELKRLLGFLNVPTISKRKRATSSASTSASNHVGNESRILGVHVLPIVGIGGVGKTTLAQHICNHRRVKSHFEMIIWICVSDDFDVKRLTKEVIQSCTRNEATTDNLDSLQRDLSNHVNKKRLLIVLDDMWDDALKENGQCWKRFCAPFRSAQDGSVMLVTTRCPNVTEGVRTMEPIIVEGLKDNVFWNFFKLCAFGSEDSNNDPELESIGRSILAKLKGSPLAAKTLGRMLSMDLQASHWNSILESELWELKQEETDILPALRLSYMYLPFHLKQCFAFCAVYPKDYRFHKARLAEIWAAEGFVDPQCGVPIQDIGCQYFEDLVTRSFFQIISSRYVIHDLLHDMAQMVSEQDCCILRNRSDLDKVPQNVRHLYILPSSEFDDSSLLKLCKYTKLRTLICKKDLKRKTCFVMGEWCTKLLRMRVISCDSTNELPDNIGNWKHLRYLEINKARPLKKIPSTFCWLYHLQIYMPRIAG; encoded by the coding sequence ATGTCTATTCCAGTCAGCATGAGCTTATCCGCTGTTGGGGTCGTTGGTGCCGTCAACGAATGTGTCACTTTGTTTCAATGGGCCAAATCTGCCGTTCCCTCTCTTTACTCCCGATGGAGTGGCTCACAGGAGCAAATTCTCCAGGACCATGTGTTGCAGTTGGAGAGTGGCCTACAACTCCTCAGGGACACCCTTCCTGCAATGTACGACCTCGTTAATAAAGCAGAGTGGAGAAGCCATGAACATGTTGTGGCCAAGCTCCTTCCTAATCTCAAGGATGCAGTAGCTGAGGCCGAGGACCTTCTTGATGAGTTTGGATGGTACGAGAAGAAGGTACAAGTGGAGGGCAATGCAAGCCAATCTTCTTTCATTGACTTCTTTCATACCGCCGTACAAGGCAGCTTCAACAAACTGAATGATGTCCAATTGAGGTTGAACCATCTTTCAAGTCAACTGGAGAATATGGGGCTCCGTGGAGTTACACGATGCTTTGATAAAATAGTCAGGCCGGAGACCACATCTTTTCCAAATGAAACAAAAATATTTGGTCGTGACAAGGAACTAAAGCGCTTATTGGGATTTCTCAATGTACCTACAATTTCAAAACGCAAGAGAGCAACTAGTTCGGCAAGCACATCAGCAAGCAATCATGTTGGTAATGAATCGAGAATATTGGGTGTCCATGTTTTGCCAATTGTTGGAATTGGTGGTGTTGGAAAGACAACTTTGGCCCAACATATTTGTAACCATCGACGAGTGAAATCTCACTTTGAGATGATAATTTGGATTTGTGTCTCAGATGACTTTGATGTGAAGAGGTTAACTAAAGAGGTGATACAATCATGTACTAGAAATGAGGCAACAACTGATAATTTGGATTCTCTTCAGCGTGATCTCTCTAACCATGTGAACAAGAAAAGGTTATTGATAGTCCTCGATGACATGTGGGATGATGCCTTAAAGGAAAATGGGCAGTGCTGGAAGAGGTTTTGTGCACCTTTTAGAAGTGCCCAAGATGGAAGTGTGATGTTGGTCACGACTAGATGTCCAAATGTTACTGAGGGGGTGCGGACAATGGAACCCATTATAGTTGAAGGTCTGAAGGACAACGTCTTTTGGAATTTCTTCAAATTGTGTGCGTTTGGATCTGAGGATTCTAATAATGATCCTGAGTTAGAGAGCATTGGTAGAAGCATACTTGCTAAACTAAAGGGTTCACCTCTGGCAGCCAAAACTCTAGGACGCATGTTAAGCATGGACCTTCAAGCATCGCATTGGAATTCTATACTCGAGAGTGAACTGTGGGAGTTGAAACAAGAGGAGACTGACATTTTGCCTGCACTTCGGTTGAGCTACATGTATTTACCATTCCACCTGAAGCAATGCTTTGCATTTTGTGCTGTGTACCCTAAAGATTACAGATTTCATAAGGCACGCTTAGCTGAAATTTGGGCGGCAGAAGGTTTTGTGGATCCTCAGTGTGGTGTTCCAATTCAAGATATTGGTTGTCAGTATTTTGAAGACCTTGTAACACGATCCTTCTTTCAAATAATTAGTAGTAGATATGTAATCCATGACTTGCTACACGACATGGCACAAATGGTTTCAGAGCAGGACTGCTGCATTTTAAGAAATAGAAGTGACTTGGATAAAGTTCCCCAGAATGTTCGTCATCTCTACATACTCCCTAGCAGTGAGTTTGATGATTCCAGCTTGTTAAAGCTATGCAAGTACACAAAGTTGCGTACCCTAATTTGCAAGAAGGATTTAAAGAGAAAAACATGCTTTGTTATGGGCGAATGGTGTACTAAACTTCTGCGTATGCGCGTGATTTCTTGTGACTCCACAAATGAGTTACCAGATAATATTGGCAATTGGAAGCATCTTCGGTACCTTGAAATCAACAAAGCTCGCCCTCTGAAGAAaattccttcaactttttgttgGCTTTATCATCTTCAAATTTATATGCCAAGAATTGCAGGCTAG
- the LOC123143746 gene encoding ankyrin repeat-containing protein NPR4 translates to MDRRLLKAAASGDSTSMEEMASQDQSILHGKTPQGNTCLHISSIHGHQVFCTDAVALEESLLATVNLDGETPLLTAITRGWVSLASVLLRCCRSRRLSEAILQQDTHGCNALHYAIRSGHRELALELIAAEPDLSKHVTKFNDSPMYIAAKRNFADVFEELLNIPDCSHAGRCDNNALHAAATNGNGDIATKIMRMRPEMARAANKYGNTPARLVVLYNKVDMLRVLLEHDCSLGYEVSTKGFSLLHAAAYRGHIDVAREILKHCPDAPYCQVDNQDGLTLLHTTITNNHAEFADFILRTPQLRKVINMQDNQGKPPLHYAVQSCNPKIVAALLSHEDIDVTMIDNNGDPATWELWKVIQNAKTLNWNEVCMLMLKANPQHTGSIYNLHRKAKQEATNASRKDAKSLTQIYTTNTSLVAILITTIAFAAAFTLPGGYSNGAGSEGLPVMSRKVAFQAFLISDTLAMCSSFAVAFICIMARWEDYEFLVYYRSFTKKLMWFAYVATTTAFSTGLYTVLPPHLHWLAIAICITVALLPILTKLLGEWPVLRLRFRLGKTFNSDLLDIV, encoded by the exons ATGGACCGACGACTCCTGAAAGCAGCCGCATCTGGTGATTCCACATCAATGGAGGAGATGGCTTCGCAAGATCAAAGCATTCTTCATGGGAAAACTCCGCAAGGGAACACCTGCCTCCACATATCCTCCATCCATGGCCACCAGGTATTTTGCACGGATGCGGTGGCACTGGAGGAATCACTCCTTGCCACTGTAAATTTGGATGGGGAGACGCCTCTTCTCACTGCCATTACACGTGGCTGGGTCTCATTGGCTTCTGTCTTGCTCCGATGCTGCCGTTCACGGCGGTTGAGTGAGGCAATCCTGCAACAAGACACGCATGGATGCAATGCACTGCACTATGCCATTCGCAGCGGTCACAGGGAGCTTGCGCTGGAGTTGATAGCAGCAGAGCCTGATCTGTCGAAGCACGTGACCAAGTTCAATGACTCACCCATGTACATCGCGGCAAAGAGAAATTTTGCAGATGTTTTCGAGGAACTCTTGAATATTCCAGATTGTAGTCATGCGGGACGGTGTGACAACAATGCTTTGCATGCCGCAGCTACAAATGGGAATGGAG ACATCGCTACAAAAATCATGAGGATGCGACCTGAAATGGCCAGAGCAGCTAACAAGTACGGCAATACACCAGCAAGATTGGTTGTACTTTATAACAAGGTTGACATGCTACGAGTATTGCTAGAACATGATTGTTCTTTAGGGTATGAAGTGAGCACAAAAGGTTTTTCCCTGCTTCATGCTGCCGCATATCGAGGTCATATTGATGTTGCTAGAGAGATTCTTAAACATTGTCCTGATGCTCCTTATTGTCAAGTAGATAACCAAGATGGTTTGACACTCCTACATACAACTATAACCAACAATCATGCAGAGTTTGCTGACTTTATCCTGAGGACACCGCAACTTCGCAAAGTCATTAACATGCAAGACAACCAAGGAAAACCCCCTCTACATTATGCAGTCCAAAGTTGCAATCCTAAAATAGTCGCTGCCTTACTGTCTCATGAGGATATAGATGTAACAATGATCGACAACAATGGTGATCCAGCAACTTGGGAACTGTGGAAAGTCATACAGAATGCCAAGACATTAAACTGG AATGAAGTGTGCATGCTTATGCTAAAAGCAAATCCTCAACATACTGGATCTATTTATAATCTTCATCGGAAAGCCAAGCAAGAGGCGACTAATGCATCAAGGAAGGATGCAAAATCACTAACTCAAATATACACAACCAACACTTCGTTAGTAGCAATCCTCATTACAACAATAGCCTTTGCTGCCGCTTTCACCCTACCTGGAGGATACAGCAATGGCGCTGGAAGCGAGGGACTTCCCGTCATGTCTCGCAAGGTTGCATTTCAGGCATTCTTGATCTCTGACACCTTAGCGATGTGCTCTTCATTTGCTGTCGCCTTCATATGCATCATGGCAAGGTGGGAGGATTATGAGTTCTTGGTTTACTATAGATCCTTTACTAAGAAGCTCATGTGGTTTGCATATGTGGCAACTACCACAGCCTTTTCAACTGGTTTATATACGGTGTTGCCCCCACATCTCCACTGGTTGGCCATTGCAATTTGCATTACAGTAGCTTTGTTGCCCATTCTCACGAAGCTGCTGGGCGAATGGCCTGTCTTGAGGCTTAGATTTCGGCTCGGAAAAACTTTCAACTCTGATCTCCTTGACATTGTGTGA